The genomic stretch agtagaccagtagatcagtagaccagtagatcagtagatcagcagaccagtagaccagtagatcagtagctcagtagaccagtagaccagtagatcagtagaccagtagatcagtagaccagtagatcagtagaccagtagctcagtagatcagtagatcagtagaccagtagatcagtagatcagtagaccagtagaccagtagatcagtagaccagtagatcagtagaccagtagatcagtagatcagtagaccagtagaccagtagatcagtagctcagtagaccagtagaccagtagatcagtagaccagtagatcagtagaccagtagatcagtagaccagtagctcagtagatcagtagatcagtagaccagtagatcagtagatcagtagaccagtagatcagtagatcagtagaccagtagaccagtagatcagtagctcagtagaccagtagaccagtagatcagtagaccagtagatcagtagaccagtagatcagtagaccagtagctcagtagatcagtagatcagtagaccagtagatcagtagatcagtagaccagtagaccagtagatcaGTAGACCAGTAGATCAGTAGACCAGTAGATCAGTAGATCAGTAGACCAGTAGATCAGTAGATCAGTAGTGTGTATCATTGTCTTACAGCTGTGTAGTAAAGTAGATCAGGACTGTGTCCAGATCACAGTATGCTGTAACTCATCTTGGCTTTCTGTATTCCAGGTCCTAACCAATTTGGTTTTGGAGGAGCTTCTACCCTCTCTACAGACAGAACTTCTGACCAGACTAAAGGGGAAgaaagcagagaggaagagggtttGGTTCTCTGTGAGTCACTGAACATCTCAGAACTGTCCTTTATTCAGAAAGTCCTTCAGTAATGCTATAGTGAACTGGTTCTTCAGCTCTGAGTTCTGTAGTCCTGTAGTGATCTCTGCTCTATTCCCCCGATGCTCAGACATTGAGGCAGCTTCTATAAGCTGGTCCTGGATCAGCTAACAGAGGGTCTATATAATGCTGTACTCAGCTGTGTTCTGTTGTCCCCCCCAGACGTTGGACGCCGCGTACCATCTGGTCCAGGACCAGCTGAGGGAGGGTCTGAAGGTTCTGAAGGAGGAGTGTAAAGAGACAGCCAGGTCTCAGGAAGCTCTGGTTCGCTCTGATATGGACCAGATAGCCAGTTCTAGAGCCTTCCTACAGGCCAAGCTACAAGGTGCAGTACGATGATGGGGATCTACAGATGGAGTAGCCTGGGTCAAGAATGGGTCAAGAATGGGTCAAGAATGGGTCAAGAATGGGTCAAGAATGAATTGTGGTGTAAAGGAGAGAGTAACAAAGATTTAACACGTTAGGATCCAAGATAGGATATTGTGGGAACTGAATGAATGAAAAAGCAACAGTTATTGGGACAGTAGTTGTGAGGAGCCGACATGTTGTTACTATATCTAAACTTGTAAAACCATTCCCATAACATTCACATCCGTTGTTCCGTGTCTCCGTCCCCATAGCCTCTGTCAGTGACCCGGCAGTAAAGTTCTGCAGTGAGAACGTGTCTCCGTACCTGGCGTCCATCTTGGAAGAGCTGATGTCTCCGGTGACGGGGGGCTTCCAGGGGGTTCGGCTTCTCCTGGAGGGGGAAATGAACGCTCTCAGTCTGGGCTTCCCCGAGGGAGGGGGGCAAGAGGGGTTCAACCAGGTAAGAGGGTGTTGGTGGATCAAAAGGTTGGTCTAGTTTCATTGCGTAAGCGTGAACAGCGTAACAGTGAACAGTGTAACCGTGAACAGCGTAACCGTGAACAACGTAACCGTGAACAGCGTAAGCAGCGTAACCGTGAACAACGTAACCGTGAACAGCGTAAGCAGCGTAACCGTGAACAGTGTAAGCGTGAACAGCGTAACCGTGAACAGCGTAAGCTCGAACAGCGTAACCGTGAACAGCGTAAGCGTGAACAGCGTAACCGTGAACAACGTAAGCGTGAACAACGTAAGCGTGAACAGCGTAAGCGTGAACGTAACCGTGAACAGCGTAACCGTGAACAACGTAACCGTGAACAGCGTAACCGTGAACAACGTAACCGTGAACAACGTAACCGTGAACAGCGTAACCGTGAACAGCGTAAGCGTGAACAGCGTAACCGTGAACAGCGTAAGCAGCGTAACCATGAACAGTGTAAGCGCGAACAGCGTAACCGTGAACAGCGTAAGCGCGAACAGCGTAACCGTGAACAGCGTAACCGTGAACAGCGTAACCGTGAACAGCGTAACCGTGAACAACGTAACCGTGAACAGCGTAAGCAGCGTAACCGTGAACAGCGTAAGCGTGAACAGCGTAACCGTGAACAGCGTAACCGTGAACAGCGTAACCGTGAACAGCGTAACCGTGAACAGCGTAACCGTGAACAGCGTAACCGTGAACAACGTAACCGTGAACAGCGTAAGCAGCGTAACCGTGAACAGCGTAACCGTGAACAGCGTAACCGTGAACAACGTAACCGTGAACAGCGTAAGCAGCGTAACCGTGAACAGCGTAACCGTGAACAGCGTAACCGTGAACAGCGTAACCGTGAACAGCGTAACCGTGAACAGCGTAACCGTGAACAACGTAACCGTGAACAGCGTAACCGTGAACAGCGTAAGCGTGAACAGCGTAAGCAGCGTAACCGTGAACAGCGTAAGCGTGAACAACctctttttgttgttgtattattACTAACCCACCCTCTTCGGAGGACACAAATATATGTGTTTGTTTTTACAGCTGAAAtgctacatatacatacatttcaCATAAACATTTTACATAGATGGTACTTTTATATACAGCAATCACATAACAATAACACGTTACCGAACAGAAtctctttaatcccacccctcagccactctcagcccatcccacctatcaccatacaccacccctcagcccttcccacctatcaccatacaccacccctcagcccttcccacctatcaccatacaccacccctcagccactctcagcccatcccacctatcaccacaGACCACCccctcagcccctctcagcccatcccacctatcaccatacaccacccctcagcccctctcagcccatcccacctatcaccatacaccacccctcagcccctctcagcccatcccatctatcaccatacaccaccccttagccactctcagcccatcccacctatcaccatacaccacccctcagccactctcagcccatcccacctatcaccat from Coregonus clupeaformis isolate EN_2021a chromosome 21, ASM2061545v1, whole genome shotgun sequence encodes the following:
- the LOC121534488 gene encoding protein Niban 1-like: MGASSSSLLDETKSNYIRGRAEAELKNFTPHYRQQYFVAFCSKLQEEVEQQKETRTHLLKQRDPPRPEEVLYQDSVLQYDDTRKWKERFVVMRANHSLECHDNQESFSKGVPARQRLLPSGGVVLTSEEKYTALVDKAFPDPYGLKEETSPPVVVVPPGQFPVYLRLPYRRDAFFSFPQEDRRATFLSILTGCIRHQNHNSLRRSSCESQAFLKAIHFYRQEKGHYESWDMLVGCEEQVLTNLVLEELLPSLQTELLTRLKGKKAERKRVWFSTLDAAYHLVQDQLREGLKVLKEECKETARSQEALVRSDMDQIASSRAFLQAKLQASVSDPAVKFCSENVSPYLASILEELMSPVTGGFQGVRLLLEGEMNALSLGFPEGGGQEGFNQRNREQRNREQRKQRNREQRNREQRKQRNREQCKREQRNREQRKLEQRNREQRKREQRNREQRKREQRKREQRKRERNREQRNREQRNREQRNREQRNREQRNREQRNREQRKREQRNREQRKQRNHEQCKREQRNREQRKREQRNREQRNREQRNREQRNREQRNREQRKQRNREQRKREQRNREQRNREQRNREQRNREQRNREQRNREQRNREQRKQRNREQRNREQRNREQRNREQRKQRNREQRNREQRNREQRNREQRNREQRNREQRNREQRNREQRKREQRKQRNREQQSL